AAGTCATCGCGGGATTGCCATAGCCGTCAGCGTTCTGGTGTCGGCTCTGCTCTGGTTCGTATTCTCGATGCAGAAGAACTACAGTCTGGTCGTGGATCTGCCCGCGGTCGTCGTAAATCTTCCGACCGACCGGGCACTTACGCAGGTTCCGCCCCAAACCGTCCGCGTTCAGGTGCAGGGGGAAGGTCTGTCATTGTTTCGACTCTACTATAATCGTCCCGCATATCCGTTGGACGCCTCGCAAGGGGTCGTGGATCTGGAGTCGACTCCGCCGGAACTGCCAAAGAACCTTCGCATCGAGACCGTTTCGCCACGGACGTTCGCGGCGCGAACCGAAGAGCGAATTACGAGAAAGATTCCGGTGCTGCTATTATTCGACGTGACCACCCCGGAGACGCACAGCCTGCTCGCTCCTCCACGCGCTGTGCCCGATTCTGTTCGTGTCTCGGGTGCAAGATCCATCGTCGAGAATCTGACCGAGTGGCCAACCGAGGTTTTTCGCGCTCCAGATCTGACAGACTCTGTTGCCGCATCTGTCTCACTGGTTGATTCCCTCAGTCAACTTTTGGATCGAGAGCTTGACCGGACGACGGCGATTGCCGTGTCGCGGGAGTTCACGGGCGCAACGCGTGAAGTGGAGGTCATCATCGAAGGCGCCCCATCGAATGAGAAGATTGTGACGCTGGAACCGTCGCACCTCACGGTGCGATATCGTGTTTTGCTGTCGGAATTCAGGGAGTCCCAGCGCGCTCCGGATTTCTTTGCGACGGTCCAATATGATGAGATCCGGGCGGATACGACGGGAAGAGTGAAACCCCATCTGCATCCCCCAGCGAATCTCACGCTGCGCGACGTGCAATGGTCGCCGACGTCGCTGCGCTACTTCAACTACCTCGTAAACAACTAGCACGCCCGGGACCCGACGAGTTCCTCTCTGGGCGGCGAGCCTCCCATGGTCTACCTGGCGCTCGCCGTCGTCTGCAGCCTCGCCATCGGTGTGATCTTCAAGCTCGCACGGCGCGTCGGCATAGACCGGCTCGGGTTGCTTACAGTAAACTATTTCGTGGCGATGCTGTTGGCACTCGGCATCGGCCCCGACGTCGCTCTCGACGGTCGTGCGTCCGACATATCCCTGCTGATTACGGTAGGACTCGTGAACGGCGTGCTGTTCGTTGTGGGCTTCGGACTGTACGCCGCAGCGATTGATCGGGTGGGTCTCGCGCTGTCGGCGGCCACCATGAGGATTGCGGTACTTATTCCGTTCGTTGCTTCCTGGGTGATCTGGAACGAGTTGCCGACGACGCTGCAACTTCCCGGCATGGTCGTGGCCGTCGGCGCGTTTGGCCTGATGGCACTTCCGCCGGCAGATCCAAATCGCCGTACAGTAGCGAAGCATCCAGCCGCTATGCTGGCGCTTCTCTTCTTTGTTGCCGGTATCACCGACACAACACTGAAGGTCTATGACGAACATCTTGCCGATTTTGCAAGCCGGTCCACATACCTTTTCGTGGCCTTTGCAGGTGCCTTCGTCTCCGGAGTCTGCTATTTGATAGGCAGTCGTCGAAGGCTGTTGTCCGCCCTTTCAATTCGCACGCTTGCGGGCGGACTGGCACTCGGTCTCTTGAATTACGGTTCCGTGGAGTTCTTTCTCCAGGCGCTCGCGGAACTGCCCGGGACGCTAGTCTTCCCGGTGAATCATGTCGCAGTCCTGGTCGGAGGTACGTTGTTGGGAGTGTTGATCTGGAAGGAGATGCTTTCCCGTTCGAACTGGCTCGGGCTCGCGCTCGCCTGCCTGGCCCTCGTGCTCCTCACATGGTGAGCTGTTCAAGGGCGACACGTCGCGCTCGAACTTTCAATAAAAACTGAAACCACAGTTCTACGGGGTCGTTAACTCGATTTGCGTAGGACGAGTGCAGCCGAGAGCCATGTTTGGGAAGGTCGAAAGAAAAGAGGCCGAGTTCGTGGATACCGGGCGGTTCATGGTAACCGGCCACGGCACGATGTTCCGATCGACGGAGCATTCGCTCGAAGAGTATGCGCCGGGATTGATGGAACGAGTGCCTCTGGCTCGATTGCTGGGAGATTCTGACCTATGGTTACGCTTGCCGATGGATCTGTCGTTGTGGATCCTGCCCTTCGGGTTGGTACAGGGTGGGCCGTGGCTGGGCGCCACCGCAATGGTTTCCGTCTTCATCGCGACGGCCGTGCTTTCGCCGTCCGGAGTCAGCCTGCATGCGTTGCCCGTCGTCCGCATACTCGACAGTGTATTGATTCAGGCAATCTATTTCATTGCGATGCTGAGCTTTCTGGCGCAGAGCGGACGTTTTGCGGAATTGTGGGTGGGCGTCGGGGGTTTTGTGGTGCTTCGGTGGTCTCTTCTGTCCCGGTTAACGAGCCCAATCGTGGAGCGAGCAGCCCGGCGCCTGTATGGCATGGCGGTACCCGACCAGGTGCTCCGGGCGGTGATCATCAAATATGCATTGCGCTTTGGGATATCCCCTTCGGCAGTGCGCGACATTGAGAACGATGTGCGATCAATTACAGGCGGCAAGTAGTCGGAGGCAGGAGATCACGTCATATGGATGATCGGCAAACACTTGTTTCCGGATCGGACGTCCGAAGCAAACTGAGTCTGGAACTTGAGCGAAGAGCGAGGCCGCGCGATCGCGTGGGGCAGGAGGCTTTCCGTCGCGTCATCTTGAGGATTCCGCGTGTGGATCCGTTGCACTGGTTGGCAGCTCAATCCAGTACGGACCGGTTCTACTGGTCCGGTCGCTCAGAGACTGATGCCGTAGCGGGAATCGGCCGGGTTGTTGCCGTGGAAGGAGAGTCGTCCGTCGACTATCTGTCGATGCGGAGAGATGTAGGAGACATTCTTGACAGAGCTCCGGCGGGCGTTCGCCTTTTTGGCGGCGTCAGATTTGGGAAGAGGACGACTCCTGACAGCGATTGGGAAGCTTTCCCCTCCTATCGACTGGTCCTTCCTCGATTTGAACTTCGGACGCTGGACGATTCCAGCCTGCTAATCTGCAATATCCACGCAGATGAGTCGGCCCTCGGAACGGCGTTGCAGTCCGAAATCGATGCGCTTTCAGTACCCGCAGATTCTTTGCCGGGTCTGCCGCAAACGCTGTCGCGCCGGGACGAGCCGGAGCATCGTGACTGGGTGCGAGATATCGAGTGGGCGCTGGAGGCCTTCTCAAGCACGACGCTGGCAAAGGTCGTGCTGGCCAGAAAGGCCAGGTTCGAATTCGACGCCAACCTGGATCCATTTGCGCTGATGGTTCAGCTGCTTGGAGCGACGCCTAACTGTTACCATTTCTTATTCTCCCACGGCGACGGTACGTTTCTTGGCGCGTCTCCCGAGCGTCTCTTTCGTCAGGACGGGCGACGCATTCAGAGCGAGGCGATTGCCGGAACAGGTGCCAGAGGCATCACCGACGGCGACGATGATGCACTGGGCAACGAGTTGCTTCACAGCGAGAAAGACCAGCGGGAGCACGAGTACGTGCGACAGAGCGTCAAAGAGGCGCTGACTGATCTGACGCGCATGCTGCACGTGGACACGACCGCCACAGACATGAAACTCGCGGTCGGACGACATCTCCTGTCCCGCGTTGAGGGCGTGCTGAAGCCGGGGGTCGACGCTTTCGATCTGCTGCGATCGCTGCATCCGACCCCTGCAGTGGGCGGATATCCGTACCAGGAGGCTATCGATGTGATCGAACACCTGGAGCCCTTCGACAGGGGGTGGTACGCGGGGCCGGTGGGCTGGATCGGACGGGATTCGGCAGAATTCGCCGTTGGCATCCGCTCCGGACGGATCGTACGAAACCGACTCGACCTTTTTTCAGGAGCCGGGATCGTCTGTGGATCTGACCCCGAATTGGAGTGGCACGAAGTGGAACAGAAGATCGGAGACTTCCTTCGCGTGCTGTCGCCGTGATAGTCGATGCCGTAAACATCAACCAGTTCGTGTGCGAGCTGCTGGTCGACGAATTGGTGCGACTGGGAGTGCGGACGTACTTCGTGTCACCGGGCTCACGGTCGTCACCGCTGGTCGTCGCTGCCGGGCAGCATCCGGAGACCCGTTGCATCGTTCATTTTGATGAGCGGGGGAGTGCGTTTTCGACGCTGGGCTTCGGCCGCACGACGGGCGCACCGGCGGCCTGGATAACAACATCGGGTACCGCCGTTGCAAACGGCCTTCCTGCCGTGGTGGAGGCCTCGGCCGATGGAGTTCCAATGCTCCTGCTCACTGCTGATCGTCCGCCCGAGCTTCGCAAGACCGGGGCAAATCAAACGATCGATCAGCCCGATATATTTTCGGATTTCGTTAGCTGGAAGTTTGATCTGCCGGTGTCGGACCGGGGTGTCGATCCGCTCTCCATTCTTACCGCTGTCGATCAAGCTTTCCATCGGGCTACGGCCGATCGGGGGCCGGTTCATCTGAACTGTATGTTCAGGGAGCCCCTGGCGCCCGCCACCGATCCCACCTTTGTTGTTCCCGTTGTTCCGGCGCTTCGACGCTGGCTGGATTCAACCCGCCCGTATACGACGTACGCTGCGGTCGAGCGCGGCATCTCCGAGCCATTTCTGGGTTCAATCCTCGACCTGCTGCAGCAAGATGCGGAAGGGCTGGTGGTGGCTGGCCGGTTGGGTTCGGCCGAGGAAGGTGAACTTGTTCGTTCGCTTGCGAACCAACTGGGTTGGGCGCTGCTTCCCGATGTGTTGTCGTTTGTTCGTAATTCAGACTTCACGTCGGCGCTCGCGTATTATGATCTCCTGCTCGCCGCGGCCGCGTGCTATGAGAATCTCCGAGCACGCACCGTTCTTCATTTTGGTGGAAGGGCAACATCAAAGCGTCTATACGAGCACTTTGCCAGTCATCCCCCAGAGAACTTCGTGCTGGTCTCACCGACCCGAAACCGCATCGATCCGATCCACAGAGTGACGCATCGGATTGAAGCCGACGTGGCGACGGCCTGTCGTCAGATTTCGAGTCGGCTCGAGATTACAGTCGGCGACGGGAAGCGTAGCGCTGACGTGCCGACCCACGACACCCGGAAGCTCCTGTGCACGGATCGCGTACTTGATGATCACCTGGCGACCACAGCAGACGTTTCGGAGCCGTGGATCGCACGATACCTTTCACGGCATCTTGCGACTGATCATGAGCTCTTCCTGGGCTCCAGTATGCCAATTCGGGACATGGATTCGTTCGCTGCGCCGTCCGATCGATTAC
The DNA window shown above is from Rhodothermales bacterium and carries:
- a CDS encoding 2-succinyl-5-enolpyruvyl-6-hydroxy-3-cyclohexene-1-carboxylic-acid synthase; the protein is MARSGTEDRRLPSRAVAVIVDAVNINQFVCELLVDELVRLGVRTYFVSPGSRSSPLVVAAGQHPETRCIVHFDERGSAFSTLGFGRTTGAPAAWITTSGTAVANGLPAVVEASADGVPMLLLTADRPPELRKTGANQTIDQPDIFSDFVSWKFDLPVSDRGVDPLSILTAVDQAFHRATADRGPVHLNCMFREPLAPATDPTFVVPVVPALRRWLDSTRPYTTYAAVERGISEPFLGSILDLLQQDAEGLVVAGRLGSAEEGELVRSLANQLGWALLPDVLSFVRNSDFTSALAYYDLLLAAAACYENLRARTVLHFGGRATSKRLYEHFASHPPENFVLVSPTRNRIDPIHRVTHRIEADVATACRQISSRLEITVGDGKRSADVPTHDTRKLLCTDRVLDDHLATTADVSEPWIARYLSRHLATDHELFLGSSMPIRDMDSFAAPSDRLPARANRGGSGIDGTIASAVGVALGRKGPVTVLLGDLALLHDLNSLSLVRSCEHPVVVIVINNDGGGIFSFLPIAGYPSVFEPYFGTPHGLHFESAGAMFGLYYRFADTKDTVAAAYKELCESGAGGIIEIRTKRDSNLLLHNKLVDSVRAECAASVGSDTQVHMPE
- a CDS encoding isochorismate synthase; translated protein: MDDRQTLVSGSDVRSKLSLELERRARPRDRVGQEAFRRVILRIPRVDPLHWLAAQSSTDRFYWSGRSETDAVAGIGRVVAVEGESSVDYLSMRRDVGDILDRAPAGVRLFGGVRFGKRTTPDSDWEAFPSYRLVLPRFELRTLDDSSLLICNIHADESALGTALQSEIDALSVPADSLPGLPQTLSRRDEPEHRDWVRDIEWALEAFSSTTLAKVVLARKARFEFDANLDPFALMVQLLGATPNCYHFLFSHGDGTFLGASPERLFRQDGRRIQSEAIAGTGARGITDGDDDALGNELLHSEKDQREHEYVRQSVKEALTDLTRMLHVDTTATDMKLAVGRHLLSRVEGVLKPGVDAFDLLRSLHPTPAVGGYPYQEAIDVIEHLEPFDRGWYAGPVGWIGRDSAEFAVGIRSGRIVRNRLDLFSGAGIVCGSDPELEWHEVEQKIGDFLRVLSP